One window of the bacterium genome contains the following:
- the ilvD gene encoding dihydroxy-acid dehydratase: protein MRSDLMKKGCQRAPHRSLFKAMGYTDEELKRPIVGIANSANKVIPGHVHLNEVVEEIKSGIRLAGGTPMEFSTIGICDGIAMGHKGMKYSLASREIIADSVEIMAMAYPFDGLVLVANCDKIIPGMLMAMLRLNIPAIFVSGGPMLSGRLNGRAIDLITVFESVGKYASGKITESELKEIENKACPGPGSCAGMFTANSMNCLSEALGLSLPGTGTIPAVMAKRKRLSKEAGMKIMELIEEQLLPRHIATEAAFRNAIAVEMALGSSTNTVLHLPAIANEAKIKLDLNLFNQISASTPNLCRISPAGPFHMEDLNQAGGISTVMMELDKKGLIETNLVTVTTKTVKENIKEAKNLNSQVIRPIEDPYSDDGGLAILFGNLAPCGAVVKKSAVDKDMLIHKGPAKVFNCEEEAMAAILEGKIKRGEVIIIRYEGPKGGPGMREMLGPTSAIAGIGLDKEVALLTDGRFSGGSRGAAIGHISPEAQEGGPIAIIQDGDMIKIDIPNKQIEVELSQEEIERRLKEWKEPEYKIKEGYLYRYAKAVSSASTGAIFK from the coding sequence ATGAGGTCTGACTTAATGAAGAAAGGTTGTCAAAGGGCTCCTCATCGTTCCTTGTTTAAAGCCATGGGGTACACCGATGAAGAACTAAAGAGGCCTATTGTGGGCATAGCTAATTCAGCTAATAAAGTTATTCCAGGGCATGTTCATTTAAATGAGGTGGTAGAGGAAATTAAATCAGGAATAAGATTAGCCGGAGGAACGCCTATGGAATTTTCCACCATTGGAATTTGCGATGGTATTGCCATGGGTCATAAAGGAATGAAGTATTCTCTTGCTTCCAGAGAAATTATTGCTGATTCAGTTGAGATTATGGCGATGGCTTATCCTTTTGATGGTCTGGTTTTAGTAGCGAATTGTGATAAGATTATTCCAGGAATGTTAATGGCTATGTTACGGTTAAATATTCCGGCTATCTTTGTCAGCGGTGGTCCTATGTTGTCTGGAAGGCTTAACGGAAGAGCCATTGATTTAATTACCGTCTTTGAAAGCGTAGGTAAGTATGCTTCTGGAAAGATTACCGAGAGTGAATTAAAAGAGATAGAAAATAAGGCTTGTCCTGGCCCAGGTTCTTGTGCGGGAATGTTTACCGCAAATTCTATGAATTGTCTTAGTGAAGCGTTAGGACTTAGCCTTCCTGGCACAGGAACAATACCAGCCGTAATGGCTAAAAGAAAAAGATTGTCTAAAGAAGCCGGCATGAAAATAATGGAGTTAATTGAAGAGCAGTTATTACCTCGGCATATTGCCACAGAAGCTGCTTTTAGAAATGCCATAGCGGTAGAGATGGCTTTGGGAAGCTCCACTAACACGGTCCTTCATTTACCAGCCATAGCTAATGAAGCCAAGATTAAACTTGACTTAAATTTGTTTAACCAAATAAGTGCCTCAACGCCAAATCTTTGTCGAATTTCTCCGGCTGGCCCATTTCATATGGAAGACTTAAATCAAGCTGGGGGTATTTCCACAGTGATGATGGAGTTAGATAAAAAAGGGCTAATTGAGACTAATTTGGTTACAGTTACCACCAAAACAGTCAAAGAAAATATTAAGGAAGCTAAGAACTTAAATTCTCAGGTAATTCGACCCATTGAAGATCCTTACTCTGACGATGGCGGCTTAGCTATTCTTTTTGGCAATCTTGCTCCCTGCGGAGCAGTGGTAAAAAAATCAGCCGTAGATAAAGATATGCTTATTCATAAAGGACCAGCTAAAGTATTTAACTGCGAAGAAGAAGCGATGGCAGCTATTTTAGAAGGAAAGATTAAGAGGGGAGAAGTAATAATTATTCGTTATGAAGGACCTAAGGGTGGACCAGGAATGAGAGAAATGCTGGGACCTACTTCGGCTATAGCCGGTATTGGTTTAGATAAAGAAGTAGCTTTGCTTACCGACGGAAGATTTTCTGGAGGTTCTCGAGGAGCAGCCATTGGGCATATTTCTCCAGAAGCCCAAGAAGGAGGACCAATAGCTATTATTCAAGATGGAGATATGATTAAGATAGATATACCCAATAAACAGATAGAGGTAGAGTTAAGCCAAGAAGAGATAGAAAGAAGACTTAAGGAATGGAAGGAACCAGAATACAAGATCAAGGAAGGATATCTTTATCGTTACGCTAAAGCTGTAAGCTCTGCCAGCACAGGAGCAATCTTTAAATAA
- a CDS encoding aspartate 1-decarboxylase, with translation MLREFLKSKIHRAVITKTELNYKGSIGIDKAILIKSDIFPGEKVHVLNFRNGQRFETYTIEEKEDSGRVILYGPAARLAHTGDEVCVLSYVLVSNEEVDKIRPKIVELNHENKIVGES, from the coding sequence ATATTAAGAGAGTTTTTAAAGTCAAAGATTCATAGAGCAGTAATAACTAAAACAGAACTAAACTATAAAGGTAGTATCGGGATAGACAAAGCTATTTTAATAAAGAGCGATATTTTTCCAGGAGAAAAGGTCCATGTTCTTAATTTCAGAAATGGTCAAAGATTTGAAACATATACCATAGAAGAAAAAGAAGACTCTGGGAGGGTTATTCTTTATGGACCAGCGGCGAGACTTGCCCATACTGGAGATGAAGTCTGTGTCCTTTCTTATGTCTTAGTAAGCAATGAAGAAGTTGACAAGATCAGACCAAAGATTGTAGAATTAAATCATGAAAATAAGATTGTTGGAGAAAGTTAG
- the rmuC gene encoding DNA recombination protein RmuC has product MIEGLLILIIFLLIGTVILVVRLQSKLSQVDLQMVLFSLDNLDKGIIRIESTLRDDLSRNRDETNRNSKEAREELTRSFHLFGESVSTRMGQVADMQKNQLETFASNLSLLTQTNEEKLTQLTNTLGSKLDTFREKSELAARENREELTASLKSFQDQFKASVSEFNDLQKQKFDGLAIKQTELLQVTEQRLEKMRDTIEIKLKSIQDDNSDKLERMRQTVDEKLHKTLEDKLGHSFQMVSNRLEQVQRGLGEMQTLANGVGDLKKVLSNIKTRGSLGEYRLEMILEAILAPEQYAKDVVTKEGSRENVEFAIKLPSKDNEIDFIWLPVDAKFPRATYEALLNAYEKADLELVEVATKELEKTIKLFAKDIRDKYLNPPVTTDFAIMFLPFEGLYAEVVKRPALFEVLQRDFRVNVAGPSTFAALIHSLQMGFRTLAIQKKSSQVWSLLGAIKTDFGKFATILDGIKNNLQIATNKVEDASKKSRTISRKLRDVEALPQAEAVILLDNDSEIDAEETNELIQENL; this is encoded by the coding sequence ATGATAGAAGGATTACTCATACTCATAATATTTCTGCTTATTGGCACTGTAATATTAGTAGTCCGATTACAGTCAAAATTATCGCAGGTTGATCTCCAAATGGTTTTATTTTCTCTCGACAATCTGGACAAGGGAATTATAAGAATAGAATCAACCCTGAGAGATGATCTCTCCAGAAATCGAGACGAAACAAATCGCAACTCAAAGGAAGCCAGGGAGGAACTAACCAGATCTTTCCACTTGTTTGGCGAATCTGTTTCAACTAGAATGGGTCAAGTAGCTGATATGCAGAAGAATCAGTTAGAAACCTTTGCCAGTAACTTGTCTTTGTTGACCCAAACAAATGAAGAAAAATTAACTCAATTAACTAACACGCTTGGTTCTAAGCTTGACACATTTCGAGAGAAATCTGAATTAGCTGCCAGGGAGAATCGAGAAGAGTTGACAGCTTCTCTCAAGTCTTTTCAAGATCAGTTTAAGGCAAGTGTTTCAGAATTCAATGACTTGCAAAAGCAGAAGTTTGATGGACTGGCCATAAAGCAAACCGAACTTCTTCAAGTAACTGAGCAACGTCTTGAAAAAATGCGAGACACTATTGAGATCAAGCTCAAATCTATCCAAGATGATAACAGTGACAAGCTTGAACGAATGCGTCAAACAGTTGACGAAAAATTGCACAAAACTTTAGAAGATAAGCTTGGGCATTCTTTTCAAATGGTTAGTAATCGTTTAGAGCAAGTTCAAAGAGGACTTGGGGAAATGCAGACCCTGGCTAACGGCGTTGGCGATCTAAAGAAGGTGCTTTCTAATATAAAAACCCGGGGCTCACTTGGGGAGTACAGATTAGAAATGATCCTGGAGGCTATTTTAGCTCCTGAGCAGTATGCCAAGGATGTTGTTACCAAGGAGGGAAGCAGAGAAAATGTTGAGTTTGCCATCAAGCTTCCATCAAAAGACAACGAAATAGACTTCATTTGGCTTCCGGTCGATGCAAAATTTCCTCGTGCTACTTACGAAGCACTTCTGAACGCTTATGAAAAAGCTGATCTTGAGCTGGTCGAGGTAGCTACCAAAGAATTAGAAAAAACAATCAAGTTGTTTGCAAAGGATATTAGGGATAAGTATCTTAATCCTCCGGTAACAACTGACTTTGCAATAATGTTCTTACCCTTCGAAGGCTTATATGCCGAAGTGGTAAAACGCCCTGCCCTTTTTGAAGTACTTCAAAGAGACTTCCGGGTGAATGTTGCTGGCCCTTCGACCTTTGCTGCCCTTATTCATAGCCTGCAAATGGGTTTTCGGACCCTGGCTATTCAGAAAAAATCAAGCCAAGTCTGGTCTTTACTTGGTGCAATCAAGACTGATTTTGGAAAATTTGCCACCATCCTTGATGGAATTAAAAATAACCTCCAGATTGCCACTAACAAGGTTGAAGATGCCAGTAAGAAGTCCAGAACCATTTCACGTAAGCTAAGGGATGTCGAGGCTTTACCACAAGCTGAGGCTGTTATCTTGTTAGACAATGATTCTGAGATAGATGCCGAAGAAACTAACGAGTTGATCCAAGAAAATCTATAG
- the trxA gene encoding thioredoxin: MTVINITDTNFEEEVIRANMPVLVDFWAAWCAPCKMIVPILEELAEEYESKVKVAKVNVDENPIKTSEYKIMSIPNLKFFKEGKVVDEIIGGVPKKVIKKKLDSLL; this comes from the coding sequence ATGACGGTGATTAATATTACGGATACTAATTTTGAAGAGGAGGTTATTAGAGCTAATATGCCAGTATTGGTTGATTTTTGGGCGGCTTGGTGTGCTCCCTGTAAAATGATTGTTCCGATATTAGAAGAATTAGCAGAGGAATATGAGTCAAAAGTAAAGGTAGCCAAGGTAAATGTAGATGAAAATCCAATCAAGACTTCTGAGTATAAAATAATGAGCATTCCTAATTTAAAGTTTTTTAAAGAAGGAAAAGTAGTTGATGAAATAATTGGGGGAGTGCCAAAAAAGGTGATTAAGAAAAAACTTGATTCATTACTATAA
- a CDS encoding arsenic efflux protein, with the protein MELLTYNLKQALVISTFVFIMMMMVDYLEILTQGKMSQVIKGGYGRQYLISSGLAVIPGCCGAFMNVSFYLHGLLSFGAITGSMIAASGDEAFVMISLFPKQALILFGLLFTLGVACAWLIDKVVVPLLKIKPCQVCQLSKLHLKRKDCRVLDLSGVIKHLRKISLVRFLLIITWIILIYSLMAGIIGPESWELEKIILFTLIWIAGFIVITAPDHYLEEHIWAHLIKKHLWRIFLWSFFALLLVDLGLKSCNLESFIKAHILWVLLVASLVAIVPESGPHLIFVMMFAKGIIPFSVLLTSSIIQDGHGMLPLLSHTVKNFLWIKLINLVIGLSCGLILYGLGF; encoded by the coding sequence ATGGAATTATTAACTTATAATCTCAAACAAGCTTTAGTAATATCTACTTTTGTCTTTATAATGATGATGATGGTAGATTATCTTGAAATTTTAACCCAGGGGAAGATGAGTCAGGTGATAAAAGGTGGTTATGGGAGGCAGTATCTTATTTCGTCTGGCTTGGCGGTGATACCAGGGTGCTGTGGGGCTTTTATGAATGTTTCCTTTTATCTCCACGGTCTTTTAAGTTTTGGAGCGATAACAGGGAGTATGATTGCTGCTTCAGGAGATGAGGCTTTTGTGATGATATCCCTGTTTCCTAAGCAAGCCTTGATCTTATTTGGTCTTTTATTTACCTTGGGCGTGGCTTGCGCCTGGCTAATTGATAAAGTAGTAGTACCTTTATTAAAGATTAAACCTTGCCAAGTGTGCCAACTTTCTAAGTTGCATTTAAAAAGAAAAGATTGTCGGGTTCTTGATTTAAGTGGCGTAATTAAACATTTAAGAAAGATTTCCTTGGTTAGGTTTCTTTTAATAATAACTTGGATCATCCTTATTTATAGCTTAATGGCTGGAATTATTGGCCCAGAGAGCTGGGAATTAGAAAAAATAATTCTTTTTACGTTAATCTGGATAGCCGGGTTTATCGTTATTACTGCTCCAGATCATTACTTAGAAGAACATATTTGGGCACATTTAATTAAAAAACATTTATGGCGAATCTTTTTATGGAGTTTCTTTGCTCTTTTATTAGTAGATCTAGGCCTAAAATCTTGCAATTTAGAATCTTTTATTAAGGCTCATATCCTTTGGGTGCTACTTGTTGCTTCATTAGTAGCTATTGTGCCTGAATCTGGACCTCATCTTATTTTTGTGATGATGTTTGCCAAGGGAATCATTCCTTTTTCTGTGCTTTTGACAAGCTCTATCATCCAAGATGGTCATGGGATGCTGCCCCTTCTTTCTCATACCGTCAAAAACTTTTTATGGATAAAGTTGATTAATCTTGTTATTGGTCTAAGTTGTGGTTTAATCTTATATGGATTAGGGTTTTAA
- the def gene encoding peptide deformylase gives MAILPIKKYPDLVLRERAKEVNKIKKRTISLINNMIETMLAKKGIGLAANQVGVLQRIIIVDVASLNGDREKAHERDLIVLINPEILFQEGETMAEEGCLSFPKIMGKIKRAWKIRVKGLNINGEEVEIEATNWPARVFSHEIDHLNGVLFIDRMDKETKEAIKDQLGMLKKKNQRDEV, from the coding sequence ATGGCTATTTTACCTATAAAGAAATATCCCGATCTCGTTCTTCGTGAAAGAGCTAAAGAAGTTAATAAGATAAAGAAGAGAACGATCAGCTTAATTAATAACATGATAGAGACGATGTTGGCTAAAAAAGGAATTGGGTTAGCGGCTAATCAAGTAGGTGTTTTGCAGAGAATTATTATTGTTGATGTTGCTTCTTTAAACGGAGATAGAGAAAAGGCCCATGAGCGCGATTTGATCGTTCTTATTAATCCCGAAATCTTATTTCAAGAAGGAGAAACTATGGCGGAAGAAGGATGTCTGAGTTTTCCTAAGATTATGGGAAAAATAAAGAGAGCCTGGAAGATAAGAGTGAAAGGTCTTAATATAAATGGGGAAGAGGTAGAGATAGAAGCTACTAATTGGCCAGCGAGAGTCTTTTCTCATGAAATTGATCATCTTAATGGGGTTTTATTTATTGATCGGATGGATAAAGAGACCAAAGAAGCGATCAAAGATCAATTAGGAATGTTAAAGAAAAAGAACCAACGTGATGAGGTTTAA
- a CDS encoding radical SAM protein codes for MKFKYIYGPVSSWRLGNSLGIDLLSQERKVCSFNCLYCQLGEETDYSLERKVYVPTVKIIEELKRLPLGQIDYLTFSGQGESTLAKNLGEVIKTIRTLRKEPIAILTNATLIAQEEVKNELSLTNFVIAKLDASSQEELNLINKPIPGVKFDEIYQGIKSFKKEYKGKLALQMMFIKESNEHLERLAELALEIAPDEIQINTPLRPCQTLPLSKEEIFKIKKFFKKLNSKKLRVISVYDREHKKIKPLNVEDTLKRRGKD; via the coding sequence ATGAAGTTTAAGTATATTTATGGACCTGTTTCTTCTTGGAGGTTAGGAAATTCCTTGGGCATAGACTTACTTTCCCAAGAAAGAAAAGTGTGTAGTTTTAATTGCCTTTATTGTCAACTGGGAGAAGAAACAGATTACTCCTTAGAAAGAAAGGTATATGTACCTACTGTAAAGATTATTGAAGAATTAAAAAGATTGCCTTTAGGCCAAATAGATTATCTTACTTTTTCAGGCCAAGGCGAGTCTACCTTGGCCAAGAACTTAGGTGAAGTAATAAAGACAATAAGAACTTTACGAAAAGAGCCTATTGCCATTTTAACTAATGCTACTTTAATAGCTCAAGAAGAGGTGAAAAATGAACTATCTCTAACTAATTTTGTAATTGCTAAGTTAGATGCGTCTTCTCAAGAAGAGTTAAACTTGATCAACAAACCGATCCCGGGAGTTAAATTTGATGAGATTTATCAAGGAATTAAGAGTTTTAAGAAGGAATATAAAGGGAAATTAGCCCTGCAAATGATGTTTATTAAAGAAAGTAATGAGCACCTGGAAAGATTAGCAGAGTTAGCTCTTGAAATTGCACCTGATGAAATCCAGATAAACACCCCCTTAAGACCATGCCAAACTTTGCCTTTGTCCAAGGAGGAGATTTTTAAAATAAAGAAATTTTTCAAAAAGTTAAACTCTAAAAAATTAAGAGTAATTTCGGTTTACGATAGAGAGCATAAAAAAATTAAGCCTCTTAATGTAGAAGATACTTTAAAAAGAAGGGGCAAGGATTAA
- a CDS encoding T9SS type A sorting domain-containing protein: MSLWRLYHIEIFLAEVDSTGYGEGKTYLSSFTNGANGNFNLDITLSNLKAGDKITATTTDKDGNTSEFSKVVEITSLNIPPTITITQPPDKDGTASTEYLIKWEDTDVDDNADITLFWDKDKNKDNNTSETEGKEWGVIATGIKEDLDGDADTYLLDLSKIPSWCPWTRYFYILGKIKDSVNSPVYDYGEGKITIVTKASAGGITISSSGATITIAAKNLSMDAYVIINDKPNNPAIAKANALVLSDKNLSLSTALNNTTYEFKALSIYGNTLSISSAQKSSLQVKETTIAIPYSPEAVSKLKIKEKSLRIFYLNEKKERWILVDAKQKIDPTSKTVSTSINNFGIYRLIEVLSLESGEISHYPNPLKLAKGTEEKVTFVNLPTSNNTKIKIYNQVGELIKTMDITFPEMEWNLRSDKGDLVASGVYFYLVSDETGVKAKGKMAIIK; encoded by the coding sequence ATGTCTCTTTGGAGGCTCTACCACATCGAAATATTTTTAGCTGAGGTTGACTCTACTGGTTATGGAGAAGGAAAGACTTATTTAAGTAGCTTTACTAATGGAGCAAATGGTAACTTTAATCTCGATATTACTCTAAGTAATCTTAAAGCAGGGGACAAGATTACGGCTACGACTACCGATAAAGATGGCAATACCTCTGAGTTCTCCAAAGTAGTGGAGATTACTTCTCTTAACATTCCCCCTACCATCACCATTACCCAACCTCCAGACAAAGATGGCACTGCCTCTACCGAATACCTCATTAAATGGGAAGACACTGATGTTGACGATAATGCTGATATCACCTTATTCTGGGATAAAGACAAGAATAAAGATAACAACACCTCAGAGACCGAGGGAAAAGAATGGGGAGTAATAGCTACAGGAATTAAAGAAGATCTTGATGGCGATGCTGATACCTATCTCTTAGATCTCTCTAAAATTCCTTCTTGGTGTCCTTGGACAAGATACTTTTATATCTTAGGCAAGATTAAAGATTCTGTCAATTCACCGGTCTACGATTATGGAGAAGGTAAGATTACTATTGTTACTAAAGCTTCTGCCGGAGGGATTACTATTAGCTCTAGTGGAGCAACAATTACCATAGCGGCAAAAAATCTTTCTATGGATGCCTATGTCATCATCAATGACAAGCCTAATAACCCAGCTATTGCCAAAGCAAATGCTTTAGTCTTAAGTGATAAAAATTTAAGTTTATCCACCGCTTTAAATAACACCACCTATGAGTTTAAAGCTTTAAGTATCTATGGAAATACTCTTAGCATCTCCTCTGCCCAAAAGTCTTCTCTTCAAGTTAAAGAGACTACTATTGCTATTCCTTATTCTCCAGAAGCAGTTTCAAAGCTAAAGATTAAAGAAAAAAGTCTTAGAATTTTCTATCTTAATGAAAAAAAAGAAAGATGGATCTTAGTTGACGCAAAACAAAAAATAGATCCTACTTCTAAAACTGTTTCAACTTCTATTAATAATTTTGGCATTTATCGTCTGATAGAAGTCCTTTCTTTAGAAAGCGGTGAAATTTCTCATTATCCTAATCCTTTAAAGCTTGCCAAGGGAACAGAAGAAAAAGTTACCTTTGTTAATCTACCTACTTCTAATAATACTAAAATCAAGATTTATAACCAAGTAGGAGAATTAATAAAAACTATGGATATTACCTTCCCAGAGATGGAATGGAATTTACGGAGCGATAAAGGAGATCTGGTAGCTAGTGGTGTTTACTTCTACTTAGTTTCCGACGAGACAGGAGTAAAAGCTAAAGGAAAGATGGCTATTATTAAGTAA
- a CDS encoding PorV/PorQ family protein — translation MITNKIKFNLIFIHLILFIFIFIFTFSEITWAKSSGTTTANFLKSEVGSRPVAMGGAFVAIADDINSLYYNPSGLVNIKGQEVTFMYNQAFMDSNYGFLAYGVNLKEKGSLGFSLTYAGIKDIKETNSLYPTGTGNIFSAQDLAISLSYAKKITSHLSFGNNLKLIRGNIEKESALGFALDTGFLAKDILNDNLSFGLAVLNLGSKMTYLNQKDKLPLTIKLGTSFKLLNDKLLLAIDISKPIDNDLNIKSGFEYCLFNNFSLRGGYSTASQDIGSQFTFGFGLKCSLINLDLSYVPYGDLGNMIRISISYSQNPLFKFSQVREDEDDQEGQDKNNFK, via the coding sequence ATGATCACAAATAAAATAAAGTTTAATCTTATCTTTATTCATCTTATACTCTTTATCTTCATTTTTATCTTCACTTTTTCAGAAATAACTTGGGCAAAAAGCAGTGGAACTACCACGGCTAACTTCTTAAAGTCAGAAGTAGGATCTCGACCTGTAGCTATGGGGGGAGCTTTTGTCGCGATAGCTGACGATATTAACTCTCTTTACTATAATCCTTCTGGGTTGGTCAATATCAAAGGACAAGAAGTAACTTTTATGTATAACCAAGCTTTTATGGATAGTAATTATGGTTTTTTAGCTTACGGAGTAAATTTAAAGGAAAAAGGTAGCTTAGGGTTTTCTTTAACTTATGCTGGAATTAAAGATATTAAGGAAACAAATTCTTTATATCCTACGGGAACAGGTAATATATTTTCGGCCCAAGATTTAGCCATCTCTCTTTCTTATGCTAAAAAGATTACTTCTCATCTCTCTTTTGGCAATAATTTAAAACTTATTAGAGGAAATATTGAAAAAGAATCTGCTTTAGGATTTGCCCTTGATACTGGTTTTTTAGCTAAAGATATTTTAAACGATAATCTCTCTTTTGGACTTGCTGTCTTAAATTTAGGAAGTAAAATGACCTATCTTAACCAAAAAGACAAACTTCCCTTAACTATTAAGCTGGGAACTTCTTTTAAGCTCTTAAATGATAAGCTGCTATTAGCTATAGACATTAGTAAACCTATAGATAATGACTTAAATATTAAGAGTGGATTTGAATATTGCTTATTTAATAACTTCTCTCTTAGAGGAGGTTATTCTACCGCCTCTCAAGATATAGGAAGCCAATTTACTTTTGGATTTGGTCTTAAATGTAGTCTTATTAATCTTGATCTTTCTTATGTCCCTTATGGAGACTTAGGCAATATGATTAGAATAAGCATCTCTTATAGCCAAAATCCTCTTTTTAAATTTAGCCAAGTTAGAGAAGATGAAGATGATCAAGAAGGCCAAGATAAGAATAACTTTAAGTAA
- a CDS encoding helix-hairpin-helix domain-containing protein translates to MVEIKLPLKRLLLFLIIFLTGLSLGYFWGKTKEEKTFKKGNQTKALPKISLDLKSLDLEEEYPEVSHHQKQKKEFNITNRENLLRKKASSKEWKSTSKKININTASSKELTKLHRIGEKIAQNIIDYRKKNGPFKDTKDLLKVKRIGPKILANIQEMVTVEDN, encoded by the coding sequence ATGGTAGAAATAAAATTACCTCTAAAAAGACTTCTCCTTTTTTTAATAATATTCTTGACTGGACTTTCTCTGGGATATTTTTGGGGCAAGACAAAAGAAGAAAAAACCTTTAAGAAAGGGAATCAAACTAAGGCTTTACCAAAGATTAGCCTTGACTTAAAAAGCCTTGACCTTGAAGAGGAATATCCTGAAGTAAGCCATCATCAGAAGCAAAAGAAGGAATTTAATATCACTAACAGAGAAAATTTACTTAGAAAAAAGGCTTCCTCTAAAGAATGGAAATCTACTTCAAAAAAAATTAATATTAACACGGCCAGTAGCAAAGAATTAACCAAGCTCCATAGGATTGGAGAAAAGATAGCCCAAAATATAATTGATTATCGAAAGAAGAATGGACCTTTTAAGGATACTAAAGATCTTCTAAAAGTAAAACGCATTGGCCCTAAAATTTTAGCTAATATTCAAGAAATGGTTACCGTAGAAGATAATTGA
- a CDS encoding response regulator, translating into MNRILLIEDNPDDIIIAKRVLSKAREAFSVETASTGKEAIEKLSNERFDCLLIDHILPDTNALELLKHVRKMHRSIPAIVLTGLKDGRLLDGALRLGAVDFLTKDNIQGDVLPNRILDAINSGQRSQFLENTHKHLYEGLIDSMGEGLFALDLTETIVLVNRELTEILMEQESNLLGKTVLSLMPEDAVKTFYQEYHLIKAGQKRKFELELLSKIKGSIPVLITLTPLLDENNVFNGVLVLVTDLTELKRIQGKLIEIERLAMMAKTASVVAHEVRNPLSVINSTLYLLKGVLPRNETIEKHLHRMEQQVLRINSYFNDLLDMAKPLNLNLTSADINVIIEESLDGVPQSIFSGIELIREFDEKIPMIKVDHSHIKAVFINLIKNACEILQQKGRLRIKSEKIEEFVYISFEDTGPGIPAENIRRIFEPFFTTRGKGTGLGLSICQHLVLAHHGCIEVETELGKGSSFIVKLPYEG; encoded by the coding sequence ATGAACCGCATTCTGCTTATTGAAGATAATCCAGACGACATCATCATTGCCAAAAGGGTTCTATCTAAGGCAAGGGAGGCATTTAGCGTTGAGACAGCAAGCACTGGGAAAGAGGCCATAGAGAAGCTTAGCAATGAAAGGTTTGATTGCCTTCTTATTGATCACATACTGCCTGATACAAATGCATTGGAATTATTAAAACATGTCCGAAAGATGCACAGGAGCATTCCAGCTATTGTTCTTACAGGATTAAAGGACGGACGGCTGTTAGATGGTGCCTTAAGGCTTGGTGCAGTGGATTTTCTAACCAAGGATAACATTCAGGGTGATGTGCTGCCCAATCGAATTCTTGATGCCATTAACTCTGGACAAAGGAGTCAATTTTTAGAAAATACCCATAAACATCTTTATGAAGGGTTGATTGACTCAATGGGTGAGGGATTGTTTGCCCTTGATCTGACAGAGACCATTGTCCTTGTTAATCGTGAATTGACTGAGATATTGATGGAACAAGAATCCAATCTGTTGGGCAAAACAGTATTGAGTCTTATGCCGGAGGATGCGGTAAAAACCTTTTATCAGGAATACCATCTCATCAAGGCAGGACAAAAACGCAAGTTTGAACTTGAGCTTTTGTCTAAGATAAAGGGCAGCATACCCGTACTTATCACACTGACACCATTACTTGATGAAAACAATGTATTTAACGGAGTCCTCGTGTTGGTGACAGATTTAACCGAATTAAAGAGGATACAGGGAAAGTTGATTGAGATAGAGAGATTGGCAATGATGGCAAAAACTGCCTCTGTAGTGGCACATGAGGTCAGAAACCCGTTATCTGTAATTAATAGCACCCTCTACCTTCTCAAGGGTGTTTTACCCAGGAATGAGACCATTGAAAAACATCTGCATCGCATGGAACAGCAGGTATTAAGAATAAATTCCTATTTTAATGATCTTTTAGATATGGCAAAGCCCTTGAACCTTAATCTGACTTCAGCAGATATAAATGTTATTATTGAGGAATCCTTAGATGGTGTTCCTCAATCCATTTTTTCAGGCATAGAATTGATACGGGAATTTGATGAAAAAATTCCTATGATTAAGGTTGATCATAGCCACATAAAGGCAGTCTTTATTAACCTGATTAAAAATGCCTGTGAGATCCTGCAGCAGAAGGGAAGGCTGAGGATTAAGAGTGAAAAGATTGAGGAATTTGTCTATATAAGCTTTGAGGATACTGGTCCGGGGATTCCAGCAGAGAATATCAGGAGAATCTTTGAGCCGTTCTTTACTACCCGCGGCAAGGGTACCGGGCTGGGCTTGTCTATATGTCAACACCTTGTTTTAGCACACCATGGATGTATTGAGGTAGAAACCGAGTTGGGAAAGGGAAGCAGCTTCATTGTTAAGCTGCCATATGAAGGCTGA